The genomic window tacttatactgctattagttgtactgctatgttagcagttaatactttaattatcattactatcattactactgttgtattactggcatcaccttacattttattggaACCTGTATTATGCTATGTCCCcccccttcttaacccaaccggtcaagacagatggccgcccaccctgagtccggttctgctcgaggtttctgcctcttacaaggaagtttttccttgccactgtcgcctagtgctgctcgcggtgggatttgttgggtctctctctgtaaatacctattttaaagagtacggtctagacctgctctatatgaaaagtgccttgagatgacttttgttgtgatatggcgctatataaataaaattgaattgaattgaagttTCTATTATTGAGTCTACCATCATTGATACAAATGGGAAGGAcagttttagctaggtgtacccTAATAAACTACCACCTGAGTGTATTCTACACATGCACTGTTCTGTGAACACCTATAGACAAGGTAGGGACATTTTAATACTGTACtgtttactgtacatacattaTTTTGATGATGTCATTATCAGTTTTGACAGATTTAGCTGTCTCAGCAGTACAAATAACTGATAGCCTAAATATATCTTCTATCTATTGTCAGTGattgtcacttcctgtctcatGTCTGCCTTTATAAAACCACCCACTTCCCTTTCAGTAACAACCCAAAACATTCCCATAACATTTCTCTGTTAGCAAACTGTGCAGTTCTGACCAGCTGATCATGTTTTGATCAGCACTCAGCATTTTAGTATGGTTATAACAAATCCCAGTGTAAACTCTCTTGAGAGAGGTCAGAGCTTTATGGATCATCACCTGATGTAGGAGGGAAAGCCCTCATCAGTAATGATGCCAGTGTAACACTGGTGATCAATTCACAACTTattgtattttacagtaaaaaataaccaaaactcAAATGTACAGTCAGTGCATCAGCTCTGCTCAACCGGAACAAACTTGTGGACTTTTCTACATCTCTGCAGACAATCACCAAAGCCAGCAGGAGTCATCCTCTGGGAGCCACAAATGTCAGGAAAAGTCTAGTGCCAATTGATCTGGTGGATGTTGGAGAGACATGAGCCTGAAGCATGTTGGTGCTACAGAAAAAGTCATTAGAATCATCCTTGAGGGACCTTAAATATCACTATtgaatttcatggcaatccatctgatagttgctgagatatttcagtctgtaccaaagtggtggacagaccAGCATTACCATCTCCACAGACACATACCGCATATGTCACCGCATATGTTACACTACAACAGACTGTGATGAGAATTATGCTGCAGTATCACCATCACTGCCCATATtgatttgctgtgtttttgttcctgtATAAAACCAATCTTTTAGACAGAATAACAGAcaataaactctctctctcagtaagCTTGATATCAAttagaagatttttttttttttatcattgtcaGTAATGTCATGGATCATTCTTTGCCTTTATTTCCTTcttggctgcagggatttgttcCCGTTCAGTAACAAAAGCATTAGTGAGACGTGGCACTCAGGTGTGGAAATAAGGCATGACATTACAGTTCATCCAAAAGGTGTCAAACAGGATtaagatcagggctctgtgcacAACCATTACTGTATTTCTTCATCCAAACTGTTGCCACAAACCTGGAGTGGAGGCATGCTACTGCCTAAAATTTCACTGTATGCTGAAGCATTCAGACTTCTCTTGACTGGGGCTGAGAGGCCTACCCCAAACCATGAAACACAGTGTCATTTGCCACGTCATATAAAAGTTGATATTTTTGTTCTGCTACATGGAATTCTTAAGTGAAAATACTTTACAGGAAAATCACTCTTCcttatcttttctctctctgtcttgagCCCTTCCCCGTCTTCTCTGtgtcactctcacacacatgatGTGGTGAATTCCCCTTCACACTGAACCAAGACAAGGTCCAATCTGATTGGATGTTAAGGGTTTGAGTAATGCTAGGGATGTATTTTTGATTTCCAGAGATCCACATCCCTCCAGTCTCTCCAGCAAACTGACACACcttgcatctctctctctctctctctctctctctcacacacacacacacacacaccacacacacacacacacacacacacacacacacatacagtgggGAATTCCCACATGCTTTTGCACAACTAAAGGGATGCACTCTCATTTGATAAGCGACTGGCACGTGGTTAGGCCAGAATTACGCCAGGTATAAAAAGTAAAGGTGTGACGCTGTGAGCTTTTTTTGGCCGATGATGAAATACACACTGTTGACGAATACTTCACGCTATGTCATCGTATATCTCTTCATTAACTTACCAAAACACACTTTTCCAGTGAGAGTGTTATGCAAATTCACATTAAGGTTTCAGGCTATAATTTTggtaacagaaacagaaagtaacagaattatctttttatttctttatatatattatacatgaTTTATGGATTACCCGATGATACCTGGACCATTATCTCCATTGTGCCACTTTTGCCAGGTTCAAAGTGGAGAGGGAAAGGTAAGCCCTTGTTTGACTGTGTCGGAATGTATTGAAGCTGGAGGTTTTTTATCTGCCTTTCGTTTTCCACCGCACAGGCTCACTTTAGGGCGCACTTGCGCAACAGCGACGAGAGCTGCGGAAAGTCTGTACATCTAGTTTTCTCACCTCTGTTACTAGCAGCGAAGGAGGGGGGCGTGTGTGAGGAGGCGAGAGGGAAACCCATGACTTCCGCGTTTTTCCTCCCTATCTGAAACTGAGCGCGCAGTGGGTCTACTGTAGGCTACCCTATAAATAGCCATAATGGTGCTTAGAGTCGCGACATTCAGCTCAAGTCTCGGACTGGTCTGTATGAAATCCAGGGGACTATTTTGTGGAGATACGCCACTGAACAACTGGAGCTGTACAACTTCCAAAGCTTTTAATACGCTGAACTTGAAAACTGGACGGTGTGGACACACTCCCCGACGCTCAGACATCTGACTGCCTAttgacacaacaacaaaacacagaaatggaTGTTGAGTCTCTCCAGAAGAGTGGCCGCCGGCGCGGGTCCTGCCTGGATGCTTTTCTCATCATGTccatcatttttctgtttgtggcGGTGACAGCTGTGGCTGCCGGCGGACTGCTGGCTGTGATGGACCTACGGTCCAAACTGCAGCCGCAGAAGTATGAGTCTCAGACGTCACAATTGACAGGACACGCACCTGACCCAAAATACAAGGTAAACAAATGACTCCTGTTGTTTGCACAAATTCAGGATAATTAGCTTTATCTTCTTCTAGTTTGACCCATGTCCTCTGCACGTTTTAATCCCTTTTATCTATTGTCTTATCAACAGATGCAGAATTTTGTCTACCTGTCAGCCATCCGAAGTAagtctcttttctttaaattgctaaacacaaacatgtaacaTAAAGTCATACATTTTCCTCAGTGATGtttaatgttaacattatgtgtgtgtgtgtgtgtgtgtgtgtgtgtgtgcgagagagggagagagagagagagagtttgtaaATAGTTGTTAGCTGTGCCAAATTAGTTCAGTCGTTGCACTGTGTGACCATCATctaaattaaatgtgtttgtctccCCCTGCAGGTGAGTTGATGCACAATACCACCATGGAGTGGGCTTCAGTCCACTACGCCGATGGTGCGTCTATAGGAAGCAACTTCGTATTTGACTCAGAGCAGCATACGCTGATGGCAGAAGCGGTGGGGACCTACTTCATGTACATTGATCTCACCTTCACCTGTGTCTACAAGTGCAAGGCAGGCGTCTTCAGCATCCGTGTGGGTGATAAATTCACCTGTGACGTGCGTCTTCCAGCTGTGAACAGTTCAACACCTGTGACCAAGAAGTGCTGGACAGTGAGCCAGATGAACAAGGAGAAGCTGCTCACTGAGATGACAGTACCAAAAGAAGGACTGGAGAACTGGAGACTGGAGCCGAACAGCTCAGGATTCGGGATGTTCCTTGTGGACTGATATGGAAGTTGTAGTGCTGCTATTGTCAACAAGAAGCAGATGTCCTCGTGACCTGTGGGTCAAACCCTAAAGAAGGCACCAGTTTGTGCTTTCTTCAAGACCAAGCAGGTGAAAATGGGCAGGCACTGGTGCcaagacattttcaaaatgaaaggTGTGAGACAATGAAGCTTAGCAGGATTTTAAGATGGAATCTCAGGAGAAGTCAGTCATGATAATTCAACCAGGATGTGGAAAAGACTAGACACTCATCTCATGCTGTGTAATAATGAATGTGTTACTctatatgttatatatttatttgacGATATTGAACTATTTATGTActtatatttataaaaatgttgctattttttttttataaaaatgtattttttatgtagACACCACTACGTTACTGTTGATGTGCAATACACTGCACTTTTAAGCAGCCTATATTGGGTTACATGTGACTTTAtagctctgttttttatttcataaaagtCCTAAAGACTCACAAAAATGTGTGATTGTAATTCTGTTCCAAAACCCCAACAAACACCTCAGGGACCTCATCTAGATCTACTGCAGTTAAGTGGAGTCGTTTACTGTCTTCTGGCAAATGACGAGTTAGACACTTTAAGTAACTTTGGTAGAAACAAGGACTTGTCAAAATGATCCCCTCATCAAAACATGACTAGAATTATTAAAATATCTCTTACTTGTGCACTGaattgagaaaatgtttgtaaGTCCTGTGGACAAACTACACATTgttgaatgtatttatttgaatcCATATTAAATATGGACACAAACAGGGATATGGTGAACAGGGAGATCATTTTGgtgtaaaaaatagaaaatgatgcGTGTGAAAGTGAATACAACAAGTTACAAGTGGAATATGTGAAAGGTTTATAGGTAAGGGAAAGTTCCTTATAATTACGCAGCCTGTACCGGGAACTCGATgtacatcacttcctgtttatttACCATCCAGcgtggtttaaaaaaaaaaaagtgtgagcCAGCAAACAAACTCAGCATAATTATACCTCCTGTGTTACATAGACCCAAGATGgcaagtgaaaataaatattatctGGTGGTATAATATACGAGTCGTGGCTTTCTTTTTGTCACTGCACACATGAAGCAGAAGACACACTCAAATATTTGAGTCTaaaaagaaatgctgaatgcaatttgaaaaaaaaaaagtcatttaattTGATCAGTACTTTTGGAGAGAAGCATGGAACCAAATTGAATCTGCTTTGCCAAAATCAATGCATTAATATTTACAAGTCTTTTTCTGTGcttctgttgtctctgtgtgagtgtgtttgtatgtgttatgtgtgtgtgaggtctaGGTATCCCTCAAGCTTAGTCATTTTATGGAGACTTGTCTCCCTTATGGGGTGTCCCCGCAACGTAAATCATTAAATACTAAGATGAAGACATATTTAAAGATTTGGGTTAGGCAACTagtggttatggttagggttagagtaagtctccaggaaattaaTGCAAGTCTATGTaatgtccctgtgtgtgtgtgtgtgtgtgtgtgtgtgtgtgtgtgtgtatttctgctaGTTTAATCTAGAACAAagcattatattttataaactgcACATATGTAATCTACGTAAAGTCTAATGCACCTAATCTAAAGGTCTCATTTGGATTTTTATATTccaactcttgtttttcttgttgcagCGTCTCCTCCATTCTGACCCTTACTATGAATGAATTCAACTCACTGAAGGTGGGCTggcacagaaaaacagaataacttgttactgttttcttttcctacCCCTAAATGAATTGTTTGGTTAACCATTACCATAGTGCTGGGAGAGTGCTCGCAGCTTTGGTCTTGGAGCAAGCTGCGTGTGGGCATTGCATGATAGGGataacatacagtgtgtgtgtagtgatgGAGGAAATAAATACAGGCCTTCTTGATTGCTGCTCAAAAGCAAAAATTGTTTGTGAAATGCTGTCTTTATTAAACTGGTAAAAGACTGGATATGTCAATGTGCAGGCTAGAAGTCATTAGTAAAATGTTCCTGTTGCTTAGCAATGGGAAAGGTATGCTTTGAGTGAATTTAAACAATTATTCAGTAATATTGTTGGACGCTACAAAACAGGCATATATTAAAGTTCTGCATGTGATAGATAATAAGGCAATATTCCAAAGCCATACATGTTCTGCATAATTGATATGTAGAAATAACaatcattaaataaattaaatgtgtcttttttttttttggacaagcTACGAAACGGCTGGAGACATAGCAAGAAATCCTGTGCTGCACTTGAGCAAACACACTTGATAGCTTCCAACACTGCAATGAATAAACAACAGCATGAGATGTTTCATTATGTGCAAAGCTTTCATGCTCAAGCTGCAAGAGCGttatcttgtttgtgtgtttgttacactCAGATGTTTATCTGCCTTTCAGAGCAGGAAATGACCCAAATATCTCTGCAGCATCTGAGGTCAGTCTTTCCACTTATTTCAACGGTCTCAGTGGTGATATTTAGTTACTTATCTGTCACCTCTCTGCAAGACCTCCTGTGGGTACTCATTTTTGTTAAGCATTCCTTGcactttttgtgtttcattttccaCCCTAATTCCCTGGCAGAATCCCTCATTTGCTGCAGAACTCTTCTTTACTTGACATCTCTGTATCTATacgtcttttttttccatttgactCTGCTGCAGTGTCTGTAAAACTTTCCCCTGTACACTGTGAGAATGGCTGAGTCAGCTACACCAGCCTCAGTACCTCTTACCCCCCTTCACTCAGTGCATCCTTACTCAACCACATCCTGCTCCTGctacatgtcacacacacaccacatacacacacacacacacatatactgccTTGCAGGTGTTTGTATATGCTGTGTATCTATAGCCTGTATCTGTGTTATGTGGGTTGCATAACTGTGGTTAGTCTCTGTCTGCTTTAGGTATCCAAACTGGTTCCAAACAGTattttgtgtttgcacagtttAGTTTGTAAGTAGAaatctgtgtgattttattCAATCACTGATTATCTAAGAAAACATTTGTCTTTCATTGATCCTGTATCCATGTATCTgagatatgatttttttttttttttcaggaaatgATGCCACCTCATATTTGTGTTTGATAAGAAACAGTAATTTATTCacacaacaaaatatgtaaCAAATCAAGCTGGATTATATAATCTGAATATCAGATACTTTTTATGATAtctctacatatatatattagatatattAAAATTACCACAACATATGGTgtaaattaacacacacagacatagaatCTGATCACAACATGGAACAGGTGTATTCCTATTTGTTTCTAAGTAGATATCATGAAGGCCCCCATGAAGTTGTATGCAGGTCCTGAATGTGTCTTCTCTACATTCTCCAATGTGACATAAATGTAATCTCCTGCATGCAAGTGGAAAATCCCAGCCAGGAAGCTGTTCCACACATCTTCAGAGTCTGAAGTCTTTGGACTTGGAGTGTTTGGGGGCCAGCAGCGGAATCTAGATGAAACATGCCAGAggtaaaacaaagcaaactcaCGTCACCATAATGAAGCCAGCGCTGGtgccattttgaatttaaatgcaCAGAAGTGACACTGCAATCAGGTTGGACTCAAGTAAGAATATGCGCaacaacagaggaaggaaggaaggaataGCACACTGACTAACCTTTTTGACTTCATAAGTTCTATAGGGTGGCCATAAGCATTCATTTTGTGCATGACCTTGTGCTGGATAAGCAAACACTCTTGTGCAGCATTCACTTGCACTTTGGAGTAGAGGTAGTAGTAACCCTCTATCTCAACTAACAATCTGCCTTTGTCGTAGCTCATGTTGCTGGTGATGGATTCACCAGCTGTAtgtaaccactgcaccactttGTCCTCCCCTATAGGACTATTGGAGCCTGAAATAaaggtgagagagaagagattaAACGAGATTTttgaacaaagaaaatgaaaaagatgagtTGTTTAGGCCATGTGAAATATGTAAAGTTGAGAGTGTTGAGAGGGATCTAACCTATCAGGTGAGCAAAGGGGCTTCTGTTGAATTTTGAATATGGTTGCTGAATGGGAATCTCATTGGACTCTGTTCAAGAAAGCAGGGTCAAATCAATCAGTCACACAATCAGTCAATCTAGCAATAGtttaattaatataaaaactCCACATCTGCATTTACACATGAGATTTTGCATCTTAGAgttctgacaaaataaaacatacaacattttaaacttttactaAGTTTGTTACTGAGTCCTAGTTACATTTTATCTCATGCATACAAATGATTTTAGTTGTTGACAGctggtaaaaatgaaagatcAATCCGTCTGTCACATATGTACAACATGAGCATAATAAAGTGTGATAACAAAGAGTAACTCAGTACCTTTAGATCCCACTTGACTCAGAATGGTGCcaatctgaaacagaaaataagacTTAAGGCTAAAAGATCCAACACACAGCAGGCAGCATAACTATGACTCATTGCCCAAAGATAACTGGACTGTACACCTTTGCTTACCTGCTGGCCAGGTGTTTTAGGATTGGACATGTTCTGGTGCATGGAAAAGGTCTGaggtcagaaaaaagaaagtgagtaATACGCACATAGGGTGAGTAACAAaatctgtgcatgtttgcaAACAAGATGTCAAAAGTTCAAGAGCATGTAAGAACAGGAAGTGTCCTGACTCAATAGAAATGTACATGTAGAGTTGTGGAAAGGTGAAGTCATCTGCACATTCACTTTAGATACAGGAACATtttataaaaagataaaaaataattatccTTGTGGTGGCAGACGGACCactggtttttatttaattctttcaTATACTTTAACAAAGCCCTCAGATTTAATTATtcatgcaaataaaaacaaaataataatgactTCATGTTACATGTtgactttctctccttcagttGCCTGCTGATAAAAGCACTAGAGTCATTATTGTTATTCATCTCTTTACAAGCTGCTGTTCTTCTATGGTTTGATTATTGACTGCAGTGCATGTTAAGACTTTACTATTACTAACGTAATAGAGGCAGTATTGAATAAACAGCATAATGAAACTCTTAGAAAAGTGAAGTCACATTGTGGATTTGCACatgagagaaaggaaagggaagTAGAACTAGAGTCCATTTGACACATTTGACATTATCAACCTGTAACTAAAAGAGCAAATGATGACCCTTGtacaaacatgttttagctGTCCGCTAGGAGGTCTGGTTATGACGTAGAGGGGAGTAGGGAAATTCTAAAGAAGAGGAATTTCCAAGCACGCCAAAAACCCAGGCGTCTCTCCTCACTcatagagacagacacacagacagacacacaatcacatGCAGACATCAGCCTCACCTCAGTTTTTTTATATAAGTTATAGATGAAAAATCCCTGTACGACAAGTCCCAACACAGTCAGCCCCACCAGTAGGAGAAGAAACTTTTGGCCTCTCGCCCACCACGGTTTCTTCTTGGCGGGCACGGAGGTGAAGTTGGAGTGACTATCCACCACAAACACCTGGGGGCAGACACCCACGTTGCCCTCTGCCATCACACTCCACCTGGAACGCTGGGGCTAAAGGTCAACGGGCCCAATGGGGCAAGGAAGGGAATACTGAAGGAGACAGAATTGGGATTaggcagagaaaaaacagcagagagacttTAAAAAGAGGCAGGCAGtggaaagacaacaaacaaaaacaaactttttttgcTAACAGAAGGTACATGTGATGCAACCTGCTTCTGGGAAACAAAGTGATTCCTACATACTCCAACTACTGCAAGCACACAAGAACAGACAGCTGTGGCAGGTTCAGTCATTCAAAAAGAAATAacctatttttacatttgttcaaGGCAGTTTAAGGGAGATTACCTTGGATTTAAATGTGCACTGGATGTTCCTCCTCAGCTCAGTCAACCATCCAGCAACACAGGGTAGTTTTCACTCACTCCTTTGAAGCTCCTTTGAGATATAATGGCAAAAAGTTCTTAAagaccattaaaaaaaaacaaacattaacaataTTCAATAAATACCATGGTATGTTTTAACTTGTCTGGACGTCTCACCCTCTGAGAGAAAAAGTCCTCTGTCTGCACCAAGTACAGATATATGTCACCTCTTGTGTTCGCTCGCCTGCTGTCAGCTATCACTAATATTGCTTTTAAAGCAAGCTCATGTAAGGAGGAAATGAAGATGACAtggggaagaggcagagagagagagagagagagagagagagagaaagagtgagtagtgtgcatgtgagagtgtgtgtatgtgggacaCTCCCTACGACTACTGAATATAGTTAGCGTCCCTCCGCTGACacttccttttctctgtctcttcaatTTTTCACTCCTTGTGTCTCATGTTCTGTTGAACActtctggtttgttttctctgtgtagctacttttgattttgtctgtttctgggaaactgtcactgtcacttttgtCTAGCCGAGCCATGCATTTGGCACATTTTTAAGTCCTACTGAGCCATGCAGGACGATGTTAAACTCAGTCTTTGTGATAGCAGAGGTGGTTATGGAGGCTGACTTGAGGGTTAAATTCACACCCATACTTTTCTCACCCTCTGTTGCTAATACAGCCTTGCACTATCACCCACAGCGCAAGTCACATGCGCTTTAAAGCAGTTAAGTGAGAATTAAGCAATAGCTCTTACAGCCCATTCCCTGACAGTCAGCCCACTGCTTTCTCACATTCTTGCCCATATAAATGCTTCAGGTGATACTTTGAGCAACatgttgcttttatttctattttgag from Lates calcarifer isolate ASB-BC8 linkage group LG5, TLL_Latcal_v3, whole genome shotgun sequence includes these protein-coding regions:
- the LOC108885466 gene encoding uncharacterized protein LOC108885466, whose amino-acid sequence is MDVESLQKSGRRRGSCLDAFLIMSIIFLFVAVTAVAAGGLLAVMDLRSKLQPQKYESQTSQLTGHAPDPKYKMQNFVYLSAIRSELMHNTTMEWASVHYADGASIGSNFVFDSEQHTLMAEAVGTYFMYIDLTFTCVYKCKAGVFSIRVGDKFTCDVRLPAVNSSTPVTKKCWTVSQMNKEKLLTEMTVPKEGLENWRLEPNSSGFGMFLVD
- the LOC108885467 gene encoding tumor necrosis factor ligand superfamily member 14, with product MAEGNVGVCPQVFVVDSHSNFTSVPAKKKPWWARGQKFLLLLVGLTVLGLVVQGFFIYNLYKKTETFSMHQNMSNPKTPGQQIGTILSQVGSKESNEIPIQQPYSKFNRSPFAHLIGSNSPIGEDKVVQWLHTAGESITSNMSYDKGRLLVEIEGYYYLYSKVQVNAAQECLLIQHKVMHKMNAYGHPIELMKSKRFRCWPPNTPSPKTSDSEDVWNSFLAGIFHLHAGDYIYVTLENVEKTHSGPAYNFMGAFMIST